Proteins encoded in a region of the Zea mays cultivar B73 chromosome 2, Zm-B73-REFERENCE-NAM-5.0, whole genome shotgun sequence genome:
- the LOC103647251 gene encoding diacylglycerol lipase-beta: MARRLLSRGRLIKLDRPILPAALTRLLSRGPPTPTTSEPEDKGKKAAAVLVEAVATNHKKDAEVGRDGSEEDDEDTSPPWRSWRPDVAWLSKALEPALDLYKQYSWKPFASSGRVENIPASTRTFSEILSDLQRSKISIKDWSLSDLTIGLYLIYLSQASSKNSEAFKGVQISSNKMVQELIYHLELARGCYKGNAAGLARYSMLRKRNVVKFVKDSSILRPGYYIGIDPRAKLVILGIRGTHTVYDLVTDLIALSDKKVSPKGFSTHFGTYEAARWYLRHELGIIRKCLEKHKDYELRLVGHSLGGASAALLAIMLRKKSKEELGFSPDIISAVGFGTPPCISKEAAESCASYVSTVVLQDDIIPRLSAASLARLRNEILKTDWVSVLEKEDLKHIVDIVTNAKLVVSSIQDVARKLGDYAKIVSPSTNSGVTKDPTNSTEMATSISRNDVFVPEDLFLPGTLYYLQRDIEDINDVEEESYTLWKGDPGENFQRILLSGNLISDHRCESIYYALREVLKTLPPPRTLDE, translated from the exons ATGGCGAGACGCCTTCTCTCCCGCGGCCGCCTCATTAAGCTCGACCGGCCCATCCTACCCGCCGCTCTCACCCGTCTGCTTTCGCGCGGCCCGCCCACTCCGACGACTAGCGAACCGGAGGACAAGGGCAAAAAAGCGGCGGCTGTCCTAGTGGAGGCGGTCGCCACGAACCACAAAAAGGACGCGGAGGTCGGGAGAGATGGATccgaggaggacgacgaggatACGAGCCCGCCCTGGAGGAGCTGGAGGCCGGACGTCGCGTGGCTCTCCAAGGCACTCGAGCCCGCACTGGACCTGTACAAGCAATACAGCTGGAAGCCTTTCGCGT CTTCTGGTCGTGTGGAAAACATCCCTGCAAGCACTCGTACATTTAGTGAGATCCTAAGCGACCTCCAGAGAAGTAAGATAAGCATAAAGGACTGGAGCCTCAGTGATCTCACCATTGGCCTCTACCTCATTTACCTCAGCCAAGCATCCTCAAAGAACTCGGAAGCTTTCAAGGGCGTTCAGATATCCTCCAATAAGATg GTTCAAGAACTAATTTATCACCTTGAACTTGCAAGAGGTTGTTATAAAGGTAATGCAGCTGGGCTTGCAAGGTATAGCATGCTTCGGAAGAGAAATGTTGTAAAGTTTGTGAAAGACTCTAGTATTTTGAGACCTGGATATTACATTGGCATTGACCCACGAGCTAAATTGGTGATTCTTGGGATTCGTGGGACTCATACAGTCTATGATCTTGTTACTGATTTGATTGCTCTAAGCGATAAGAAAGTATCACCTAAAGGTTTCTCAACACACTTTGGAACATACGAGGCAGCTCGTTGGTACCTTCGCCATGAGCTGGGAATAATCAGAAAATGTTTGGAAAAACACAAG GACTATGAGTTACGGTTGGTAGGTCACTCTCTTGGAGGAGCATCAGCGGCGTTGCTTGCTATAATGCTACGGAAGAAGTCAAAGGAAGAGCTTGGTTTCAGTCCAGACATTATTTCTGCTGTTGGATTTGGAACACCGCCTTGCATATCAAAGGAAGCTGCTGAAAGTTGTGCAAGCTATGTCTCTACTGTTGTGCTCCAG GATGATATTATACCTAGGCTCAGTGCAGCTTCGTTGGCAAGACTGCGAAATGAAATACTCAAAACAGATTG GGTAAGTGTTCTGGAAAAGGAAGACTTGAAGCATATAGTGGATATCGTGACTAATGCTAAGCTTGTTGTTTCGTCAATTCAAGATGTGGCGCGTAAACTTGGTGATTATGCCAAAATTGtatcaccatcgacaaattctg GTGTTACCAAAGATCCAACTAACTCGACAGAGATGGCGACATCGATTAGTAGAAATGATGTGTTTGTGCCTGAGGATCTCTTCCTTCCTGGGACCCTGTATTACCTGCAGAGGGACATTGAGGATATAAATGACGTTGAAGAAGAGTCATACACGCTCTGGAAAGGTGATCCAGGGGAAAATTTTCAGAGGATATTGTTGTCTGGTAATTTGATATCTGATCACAGATGCGAAAGCATATACTACGCTCTGAGAGAAGTGCTCAAGACACTTCCCCCACCCCGGACTCTGGATGAATGA